One Setaria viridis chromosome 5, Setaria_viridis_v4.0, whole genome shotgun sequence genomic region harbors:
- the LOC117855329 gene encoding probable indole-3-pyruvate monooxygenase YUCCA10, whose amino-acid sequence MMATGGGGGVVAPPPEVIVVGAGPSGLAVSACLSLRGVPSLVLERDDCVGSLWRKRAYDRLTLHLPKQASALPHAPHADEAPTYLPRDDFVRYLDGYAGRFGVRARLRREVRAARFDATRRRWDVEALDHGTGELERHAARFLVVATGSYDEKFVPKVPGLEGFPGKVMHASEYRSGKGMEGKSVLVVGCGNSGMEIALDLAENGAITSIVVRSEVHILTKQILNLGVKLGFYLPIWMIDMLALFLCYLVFGDTSKHGIKRPAVGPFTMNRQTAALPVIDVGTYKKIKSGEIQVIPTGMTSVQGNVVEFADGRRHPFDAIVFATGYRSGIKRWLQDGSSELVGNDGILKQRSPKAGNGLYYAGLSGRGIFGSGTDAEFIADDISKQLQPVHEHEAHGKPEH is encoded by the exons ATGATGgcgacaggaggaggaggaggcgtcgtCGCTCCGCCGCCGGAGGTGATCGTCGTCGGGGCGGGGCCGTCGGGGCTCGCGGTCTCGGCGTGCCTCTCCCTCCGCGGGGTGCCCAGCCTCGTCCTCGAGCGCGACGACTGCGTGGGCTCCCTGTGGCGGAAGCGCGCCTACGACCGCCTCACCCTCCACCTCCCCAAGCAGGCCAGCGCGCTGCCGCACGCGCCGCACGCCGACGAGGCCCCCACCTACCTGCCCCGCGACGACTTCGTCCGCTACCTCGACGGCTACGCCGGCCGCTTCGGcgtccgcgcgcgcctccgACGGGAGGTCCGCGCCGCGCGCTTCGACGCCACGCGCCGGCGCTGGGACGTCGAGGCGCTCGACCACGGCACCGGGGAGCTCGAGCGCCACGCCGCGAGGTTCCTCGTCGTCGCCACGGGGTCCTACGACGAGAAGTTCGTGCCGAAGGTGCCCGGCCTGGAGGGGTTCCCCGGGAAGGTGATGCACGCCAGCGAGTACAGGTCGGGGAAGGGGATGGAGGGGAAGAgcgtcctcgtcgtcggatGCGGCAACTCCGGCATGGAGATCGCGCTCGACCTCGCTGAAAACGGCGCTATCACCTCCATCGTCGTGCGCAGCGAG GTCCACATCCTGACGAAGCAGATACTGAACCTGGGGGTGAAGCTGGGCTTTTACCTGCCGATCTGGATGATCGACATGCTGGCGCTGTTCCTGTGCTACCTCGTGTTCGGGGACACGTCCAAGCACGGGATCAAGAGGCCCGCCGTCGGGCCCTTCACCATGAATAGGCAGACCGCCGCCCTCCCCGTCATCGACGTCGGCACCTACAAGAAGATCAAGAGCGGCGAGATTCAG GTTATACCGACAGGCATGACGAGCGTGCAAGGGAACGTCGTCGAGTTCGCCGACGGGAGGCGGCATCCTTTCGACGCCATCGTCTTCGCCACCGGCTACCGGAGCGGCATAAAGCGGTGGCTCCAG GACGGCAGCAGCGAGCTGGTCGGCAACGACGGGATCCTGAAGCAGCGCAGCCCCAAGGCGGGGAACGGGCTCTACTACGCGGGGCTCTCCGGGAGAGGCATCTTTGGCAGCGGCACGGACGCCGAGTTCATCGCCGACGACAtcagcaagcagctgcagcccgTGCACGAGCACGAGGCCCATGGCAAGCCAGAGCACTAG